In Schistocerca piceifrons isolate TAMUIC-IGC-003096 chromosome 9, iqSchPice1.1, whole genome shotgun sequence, the following proteins share a genomic window:
- the LOC124716922 gene encoding probable 39S ribosomal protein L49, mitochondrial — MAALRVGIRSCTTLFTPNSCLCGHYGLYRDVSRLKTSPSLRMVLFRNSSYRSSSEEGPKELYTGFEISSSPEEWQWVERLLGPKVVPQPKPKADYPSGWKPPSDAALSLPYFVKRNKNYMLPVYLNIQFRGQRRITVVRNIQGDIWLMERELREHLESVVKKPVITMVHEVCCLIKIKGDVYLPVEQWLYQKGF; from the exons ATGGCAGCCCTCAGAGTGGGTATTAGGAGCTGTACTACGCTATTTACGCCAAACTCGTGTTTGTGCGGGCATTATGGTCTTTACCGAGATGTCAGTCGCCTTAAAACGTCACCCTCCCTTCGCATG GTCCTATTTAGAAATTCCTCGTATAGATCTAGTTCCGAGGAAGGCCCCAAGGAATTGTATACGGGCTTTGAAATCTCCAGCTCACCCGAGGAATGGCAATGGGTAGAAAGACTTTTGGGGCCAAAAGTTGTACCGCAGCCAAAGCCGAAGGCAGATTATCCATCTGGCTGGAAACCACCTTCAG ATGCTGCTTTATCACTACCATATTTTGTAAAACGGAATAAGAACTACATGCTGCCAGTgtatctgaatattcagttcagaGGACAGCGGCGTATAACTGTAGTTCGCAATATCCAAGGCGACATATGG CTGATGGAACGTGAATTGAGAGAGCATCTGGAATCTGTTGTAAAGAAACCTGTTATTACAATGGTCCATGAGGTCTGCTGCTTAATAAAAATCAAAGGAGATGTTTATTTACCTGTGGAGCAGTGGCTTTATCAAAAGGGCTTCTAG